Proteins from one Juglans microcarpa x Juglans regia isolate MS1-56 chromosome 6S, Jm3101_v1.0, whole genome shotgun sequence genomic window:
- the LOC121237340 gene encoding 65-kDa microtubule-associated protein 1-like: protein MAVTDAQNPLLGETCGSLLQKLQEIWNEVGESDEERDKMLLQLEQECLDVYKRKVELAAKSRAQLLQALSDAKLELSSLLSALEEKSFVGIPEEASGTIKEQLAAIAPVLEQLWKQKEERVKEFSDVQAQIQKICGEIAGNLNPNDQVETPAVDEADLSVKKLDEYHAQLQELQKEKSERLQKVLEFVSTVHDLCAVLGMDFFSTATEVHPSLNDSTSVQSKSISNDTLSRLAKTVLALKEDKQQRLHKLQELATQLIDLWNLMDTSLEERRLFDHVTCNISASVDEVTVPGALALDLIEQAEVEVERLDQLKASRMKEIAFKKQAELEEIYAHAHIEIDPEAARENIMALIDSGDVEPAELLADMDDQITKAKDEAFSRKDILDKVEKWMSACEEESWLEDYNRDENRYNASRGAHLNLKRAEKARILVNKIPALVDALVAKIRAWEDDHGVSFTYDGVPLLAMLDEYAMLRHEREEEKRRLRDQKKFHEQQSTEQEAIFGSRPSPARPVGTKKVVGPRTNGGANGTPTRRLSLNAHQNGARSTTKDGKRDNNRPVAPVNYVAISKDDAASHVSGTEPVPASP, encoded by the exons ATGGCGGTGACTGATGCCCAAAATCCCCTTCTTGGAGAAACATGTGGTTCTTTACTGCAGAAACTGCAA GAAATATGGAACGAGGTTGGGGAAAGTGATGAGGAACGAGACAAGATGCTTCTTCAGTTAGAGCAGGAGTGCTTGGACGTATACAAGAGGAAGGTTGAGCTGGCTGCAAAGTCAAGGGCACAGCTTCTTCAGGCCTTATCAGATGCCAAACTTGAACTTTCCAGTCTTCTATCAGCCCTTGAAGAGAAAAGTTTTGTTGGGATT CCGGAGGAGGCTTCAGGGACAATCAAAGAGCAGCTTGCAGCTATAGCACCAGTACTTGAACAGCTTTGGAAACAAAAGGAGGAGAGAGTAAAAGAGTTCTCTGATGTTCAAGCACAGATTCAAAAGATATGTGGAGAAATTGCTGGGAACTTGAACCCTAACGATCAGGTTGAGACTCCTGCCGTTGATGAGGCTGACCTATCCGTGAAGAAGTTAGATGAATATCATGCACAACTTCAAGAACTTCAAAAAGAGAAG AGTGAAAGGTTACAAAAGGTCCTTGAGTTCGTGAGCACTGTGCATGATCTTTGTGCTGTCCTGGGGATGGACTTCTTCAGTACTGCAACGGAGGTTCACCCAAGCTTAAACGACTCTACTAGTGTGCAATCCAAAAGCATTAGTAATGATACTCTATCTAGGCTGGCTAAGACAGTCTTAGCATTGAAAGAAGATAAGCAGCAGAGGCTGCACAAG CTTCAAGAGTTAGCAACTCAGCTAATTGATCTATGGAATCTGATGGATACCTCCCTCGAAGAAAGGAGATTGTTTGATCATGTTACCTGTAACATATCTGCTTCAGTAGATGAAGTGACTGTTCCAGGGGCGCTTGCTTTAGATCTGATTGAGCAG GCTGAGGTGGAAGTTGAAAGGCTTGATCAACTGAAAGCAAGCAGGATGAAAGAAATTGCTTTTAAGAAGCAAGCAGAGCTTGAAGAAATATATGCCCATGCTCATATAGAAATAGATCCAGAGGCTGCTCGAGAAAACATTATGGCACTTATTGACTCTGGTGATGTTGAACCTGCTGAATTACTGGCTGACATGGATGATCAGATAACAAAAGCAAAGGATGAAGCTTTCAGCCGAAAAGACATATTGGACAAGGTTGAGAAATGGATGTCAGCCTGTGAAGAGGAGAGTTGGCTTGAAGACTACAATCGG GATGAAAACAGGTACAATGCAAGCAGAGGTGCACACTTAAACCTCAAGCGTGCAGAAAAGGCCCGGATTCTGGTGAACAAAATTCCTG CACTGGTTGACGCATTGGTTGCCAAAATTCGGGCTTGGGAGGACGATCATGGCGTATCATTTACTTATGATGGTGTTCCTCTTCTTGCAATGCTAGATGAATATGCCATGCTCAGGCATGAACGAGAAGAAGAAAAACGGAGGTTGAGG GATCAGAAGAAGTTCCATGAGCAGCAAAGCACAGAACAAGAAGCCATTTTTGGTTCAAGGCCCAGCCCTGCTCGACCTGTCGGTACAAAGAAGGTAGTGGGCCCTCGTACAAACGGCGGTGCCAACGGAACTCCTACCAGACGATTATCTCTTAATGCCCATCAAAACGGGGCCAGGTCGACGACAAAGGACGGAAAGAGGGATAATAACAGGCCAGTTGCCCCCGTGAACTACGTAGCCATATCGAAAGATGATGCTGCCTCCCATGTTTCTGGTACCGAACCAGTTCCGGCCTCACCCTGA
- the LOC121237342 gene encoding grpE protein homolog 2, mitochondrial isoform X1 — protein sequence MFVSRVFSRVPRRIVPRSSLLLLSVPQNQQSAILCDHLHSLARESPNALVPSQVSFLHHSAPHLSIFQRFGVSSSASPEPTDKENGSNGENNGASRNAEPSNTSGDAKLSNQAEDSGLEWSKAKESDPILESQSVKRRRKGTKRIAFSDSDSESGEELSMDDLVKLVAEKEELLKLKHEEIEKMQDKVLRSYAEMENVMDRTRREAGNSKKFAIQSFAKSLLDVADNLERASLEVKKSFAKLDTSTDSAGALPLLKTLLEGVEMTEKQLLEVFKKYGVERFDPLDEPFDPHRHNAVFQLPDGSKPPGTVAAVLKSGYLLHDRVIRPAEVGVTPAVENAAEDSAS from the exons ATGTTCGTCTCTAGGGTTTTTTCACGTGTCCCTAGGCGAATCGTCCCACGGAGCTCCTTGCTCCTCCTCTCTGTTCCCCAAAATCAGCAGTCGGCAATCCTCTGTGACCATCTCCATTCCCTTGCTCGTGAATCCCCGAACGCG TTAGTACCAAGTCAGGTGTCTTTCCTACATCATTCAGCACCACACCTCTCCATCTTCCAAAGATTTGGAGTTTCTTCATCGGCCTCTCCTGAGCCTACTGACAAGGAAAATGGGAGTAATGGAGAGAATAATGGCGCTTCTAGGAATGCAGAGCCCTCAAACACTAGCGGAGATGCTAAACTTTCGAATCAAGCTGAAGATTCAGGTTTGGAATGGAGCAAAGCTAAAGAATCAGATCCTATTTTGGAATCCCAGTCTGTTAAAAGGAGGAGAAAAGGTACTAAACGAATTGCATTTTCTGATTCAGATTCAGAGAGTGGAGAGGAGCTTTCCATGGATGATTTGGTTAAACTAGTGGCTGAGAAGGAAGAGCTTTTGAAGTTAAAGCACGAAGAGATTGAGAAGATGCAAGATAAAGTTCTCCGTAGTTATGCAGAGATGGAGAATGTCATGGACAGAACAAGACGGGAAGCAGGGAACTCGAAAAAGTTTGCCATACAg AGTTTTGCAAAGAGTTTACTGGATGTCGCAGACAACTTGGAAAGAGCTTCTTTGGAAGTCAAAAAGAGTTTTGCGAAACTTGATACTTCTACAGACTCGGCTGGAGCTCTGCCACTCTTAAAAACACTTCTAGAAGGTGTTGAAATGACCGAGAAACAACTTCTGGAG GTATTCAAAAAATATGGAGTAGAAAGATTTGATCCCCTGGATGAACCATTTGATCCACATAGGCATAACGCTGTCTTCCAACTACCAGATGGTTCCAAGCCTCCAGGCACTGTTGCTGCAGTTCTTAAG TCAGGATACTTGCTTCATGATCGAGTTATTAGGCCGGCTGAAGTTGGAGTAACTCCGGCAGTGGAGAATGCGGCTGAGGATAGTGCAAGCTGA
- the LOC121237342 gene encoding grpE protein homolog 2, mitochondrial isoform X2, with protein sequence MFVSRVFSRVPRRIVPRSSLLLLSVPQNQQSAILCDHLHSLARESPNALVPSQVSFLHHSAPHLSIFQRFGVSSSASPEPTDKENGSNGENNGASRNAEPSNTSGDAKLSNQAEDSDSESGEELSMDDLVKLVAEKEELLKLKHEEIEKMQDKVLRSYAEMENVMDRTRREAGNSKKFAIQSFAKSLLDVADNLERASLEVKKSFAKLDTSTDSAGALPLLKTLLEGVEMTEKQLLEVFKKYGVERFDPLDEPFDPHRHNAVFQLPDGSKPPGTVAAVLKSGYLLHDRVIRPAEVGVTPAVENAAEDSAS encoded by the exons ATGTTCGTCTCTAGGGTTTTTTCACGTGTCCCTAGGCGAATCGTCCCACGGAGCTCCTTGCTCCTCCTCTCTGTTCCCCAAAATCAGCAGTCGGCAATCCTCTGTGACCATCTCCATTCCCTTGCTCGTGAATCCCCGAACGCG TTAGTACCAAGTCAGGTGTCTTTCCTACATCATTCAGCACCACACCTCTCCATCTTCCAAAGATTTGGAGTTTCTTCATCGGCCTCTCCTGAGCCTACTGACAAGGAAAATGGGAGTAATGGAGAGAATAATGGCGCTTCTAGGAATGCAGAGCCCTCAAACACTAGCGGAGATGCTAAACTTTCGAATCAAGCTGAAGATTCAG ATTCAGAGAGTGGAGAGGAGCTTTCCATGGATGATTTGGTTAAACTAGTGGCTGAGAAGGAAGAGCTTTTGAAGTTAAAGCACGAAGAGATTGAGAAGATGCAAGATAAAGTTCTCCGTAGTTATGCAGAGATGGAGAATGTCATGGACAGAACAAGACGGGAAGCAGGGAACTCGAAAAAGTTTGCCATACAg AGTTTTGCAAAGAGTTTACTGGATGTCGCAGACAACTTGGAAAGAGCTTCTTTGGAAGTCAAAAAGAGTTTTGCGAAACTTGATACTTCTACAGACTCGGCTGGAGCTCTGCCACTCTTAAAAACACTTCTAGAAGGTGTTGAAATGACCGAGAAACAACTTCTGGAG GTATTCAAAAAATATGGAGTAGAAAGATTTGATCCCCTGGATGAACCATTTGATCCACATAGGCATAACGCTGTCTTCCAACTACCAGATGGTTCCAAGCCTCCAGGCACTGTTGCTGCAGTTCTTAAG TCAGGATACTTGCTTCATGATCGAGTTATTAGGCCGGCTGAAGTTGGAGTAACTCCGGCAGTGGAGAATGCGGCTGAGGATAGTGCAAGCTGA
- the LOC121236500 gene encoding indole-3-acetate O-methyltransferase 1-like, with the protein MAPKGDNVVVSNMKLERLLSMKGGKGESSYANNSKAQALHARSMLHLLEETLDGVQLNSPEVPFVVVDLGCSCGSNTIYIVDVIIKHIIKRYEGLGYEPPEFSAFFSDLPSNDFNTLFQLLPPLANYGGSMEECLAANNHRSYFAAGVPGSFYRRLFPARSIDVFHSAFSLHWLSQVPESVLDKKSMAYNKGRVFIHGADESTAKAYRKQFQTDLARFLRSRSQEVKRGGSMFLVCLGRTSVDPTDQGGAGLLFGTHFQDAWDDLVQEGLVNSDKRDNFNIPVYAPSLQDFKEVVEADGSFAINKLEVFKGGSPLVVSQPDDAAEVGRALANCCRSVSGVLVDAHIGDRLSEELFSRVECRATSHAKDLLEQLQFFHIVASLSLIHA; encoded by the exons ATGGCTCCAAAAGGAGACAACGTTGTGGTTTCTAACATGAAGCTTGAAAGGTTGCTGAGCATGAAAGGAGGCAAAGGAGAGTCCAGCTATGCCAACAATTCCAAAGCCCAG GCTCTACATGCTCGATCCATGCTTCATCTCCTTGAAGAAACCCTAGACGGAGTCCAACTAAACTCCCCGGAGGTTCCCTTCGTGGTTGTAGACCTCGGATGCTCATGTGGTAGCAACACCATTTACATCGTCGACGTGATTATCAAGCACATTATCAAACGCTACGAGGGCTTGGGATACGAGCCGCCAGAGTTCTCTGCGTTTTTCTCCGACCTCCCCAGTAATGACTTCAACACTCTCTTTCAGCTCCTCCCTCCCCTAGCCAATTATGGCGGTAGCATGGAGGAGTGCCTAGCAGCCAACAACCACAGGTCTTACTTTGCAGCTGGGGTTCCTGGTTCGTTCTACCGGAGGCTTTTTCCGGCGAGGTCCATTGATGTCTTCCACTCGGCGTTTTCCTTGCATTGGCTATCTCAG GTGCCTGAAAGCGTTTTAGACAAGAAATCGATGGCGTATAACAAAGGGAGGGTGTTCATCCACGGAGCAGATGAAAGCACAGCAAAGGCATACAGGAAACAGTTCCAAACAGATTTGGCACGGTTCCTTAGATCAAGATCACAGGAGGTGAAGAGAGGTGGGTCTATGTTTCTTGTCTGTTTAGGGAGAACCTCAGTAGACCCCACAGACCAAGGTGGGGCCGGCCTCCTCTTTGGGACTCACTTTCAGGACGCTTGGGATGATCTTGTCCAAGAG GGCCTTGTCAACAGTGACAAACGTGACAACTTCAACATTCCGGTGTATGCACCAAGCCTACAAGATTTCAAGGAAGTAGTTGAAGCCGACGGGTCATTTGCCATTAACAAGCTAGAGGTATTCAAAGGAGGCAGCCCTCTTGTGGTTAGCCAGCCGGATGATGCAGCCGAAGTTGGTCGAGCCCTAGCCAATTGCTGTAGGAGTGTGTCCGGGGTCCTAGTTGATGCCCACATTGGGGACCGGCTTAGTGAGGAGCTGTTCTCAAGGGTAGAGTGCAGAGCCACAAGTCATGCTAAAGATCTGCTAGAGCAACTGCAATTCTTTCATATAGTTGCATCCCTTTCTTTAATTCATGCTTAG
- the LOC121237343 gene encoding uncharacterized protein LOC121237343 isoform X2: MEGVGSRLGRASSRYGPSATVFSGPVRKWKKKWVHVSQSRFNYHSSHSQSNGSSRLLLCRWTPISPSTVSETTSAGSADEPPRRKFRYTPIAVLEEQKKAYIKNSEDEGNKIQTDHYLKLNIDAVPKKETQDSNISHLDLGLCLKGHNSNVDSVGQNRDSSGVWSTR, translated from the exons ATGGAGGGAGTCGGGTCGAGGCTTGGACGGGCGTCTTCCCGCTACGGACCATCTGCCACCGTGTTCAGCGGCCCTGTGAGGAAGTGGAAGAAGAAGTGGGTCCACGTTTCTCAATCCAGATTCAACTACCACAGCTCCCACTCCCAATCCAACGGCAGCTCTCGGCTCCTTCTCTGCCGCTGGACCCCTATCTCTCCCAGCACCGTCTCTGAAACCACCTCCGCTGGCTCTGCCGACGAGCCACCGAGACGGAAGTTCCGCTACACTCCT ATTGCTGTGCTAGAAGAACAGAAAAAGGCGTACATTAAAAATTCGGAAGATGAAGGTAACAAAATTCAGACCGACCATTATCTGAAGCTGAACATCGATGCAGTTCCGAAAAAAGAAACTCAG GATTCAAATATAAGCCATTTGGATTTGGGTTTGTGCTTGAAAGGCCACAATAGCAACGTCGACTCTGTTGGTCAGAACAGAGATTCAAGTGGGGTTTGGTCAACACGTTGA
- the LOC121237343 gene encoding uncharacterized protein LOC121237343 isoform X1, with protein MEGVGSRLGRASSRYGPSATVFSGPVRKWKKKWVHVSQSRFNYHSSHSQSNGSSRLLLCRWTPISPSTVSETTSAGSADEPPRRKFRYTPIAVLEEQKKAYIKNSEDEGNKIQTDHYLKLNIDAVPKKETQESDNNILGLQDSNISHLDLGLCLKGHNSNVDSVGQNRDSSGVWSTR; from the exons ATGGAGGGAGTCGGGTCGAGGCTTGGACGGGCGTCTTCCCGCTACGGACCATCTGCCACCGTGTTCAGCGGCCCTGTGAGGAAGTGGAAGAAGAAGTGGGTCCACGTTTCTCAATCCAGATTCAACTACCACAGCTCCCACTCCCAATCCAACGGCAGCTCTCGGCTCCTTCTCTGCCGCTGGACCCCTATCTCTCCCAGCACCGTCTCTGAAACCACCTCCGCTGGCTCTGCCGACGAGCCACCGAGACGGAAGTTCCGCTACACTCCT ATTGCTGTGCTAGAAGAACAGAAAAAGGCGTACATTAAAAATTCGGAAGATGAAGGTAACAAAATTCAGACCGACCATTATCTGAAGCTGAACATCGATGCAGTTCCGAAAAAAGAAACTCAG GAGTCTGACAATAATATACTAGGCTTGCAGGATTCAAATATAAGCCATTTGGATTTGGGTTTGTGCTTGAAAGGCCACAATAGCAACGTCGACTCTGTTGGTCAGAACAGAGATTCAAGTGGGGTTTGGTCAACACGTTGA